In the genome of Novipirellula artificiosorum, the window GTCGGCGGCATTCGCGGACTGACAACCATCAAGAATCCCAACGGCCCCGGCGAGTCGGTTCTGTTTCTTTGGGCTCCGGGCGGACGCTCGACCAGCCAGGTGAAACGGCTCGATCCCGACGGCAAGGGCGGGTACACCACGCACGACGAAGCCAGCATGATGGACCTGATGAGGAAGCACCTGGATGCCGAAGTGACCTACACGTTGGGCGCGCACAACATGATGTATCCAGTTCGCCACCCGAAGACGGGAGAACTGGTACACCTGCTTGGTTTTCAAGGGAATCTCGCCGGCAAAAATCATCTGCTTTGGCCCGGCAGCCGGTTATATGGCGGCGCGCTCTACGCGATCCGCAAAGCCGACCAGAGCTACACGGTGCATGAAGTCAACAACGCCTATGCGCCTGGAAAGCTCGCGCTGGTATCCCCGCGAGCGTTTTGCCTTTCCCCGTTTGGAGACGATCAACTGTTCGTTGGAGGACACGACGCCAGCAACCGGATTTCCGACGACATGGCCTGGATTTGCAAAGCGCCGTTGGATGTCGCCCTGGGTTTGCGCGCGGGACTCGATGCGACCGAAAAGCGGCGTGAGTCCGTTCCGGATGAACGCCTGACGAAAGGTCCGGTTTACGAACTACGGATTTACGAAGCCAACGAACGCCGGCTTGCACATCTCATCACTCGCTTTCGTGAATATACCGATCGCATCTTTGCCAGACACAACATGAAAGCACTGGGCTATTGGGTGCCCACGGACGGCACGCCCCGACAGAAACGGCGTATCGTTTATGTGCTGAAGCACCCCTCACGGTATGAAGCCTACGCGAACTGGATTCACTTCACGAACGACCGCGAGTGGCAAAAAGTGTTGGACATGCCCGAGTTTAGTGGCCTCCTGGCGGAGAAGCCGACCAGCATTTTCATGACCGAGACCGACTATTCGGCAAAGGTTGCCAATGCGATCCAGCAGGCCGGCGGTGTGTATGAATTGCGGACGTACACGTGCAACGAAGGCAAACTGGGCGCGCTCAATGATCGCTTTCGCGACCACACCACCACGCTGTTTGGCAAACACGGGATGAAGAACATCGGCTATTGGACGCCGTTCGATCTGCCCGAGAGCCAAAACACATTGATCTACCTGATTCACCATGAAAGCCGCGAACAAGCGGACGCCAACTGGAAGTCGTTTCTCAGCGATCCCGCATGGCAAAGTGTGGCCAGGGAGTCTCAAAAAGACGGCAAGTTTCTGGCCAAGCCGCCAGATCGCATCTTCTTAAAACCACTGGACTTTTCGCCACTCAAGTAGAGGAAGGAAGCATCGTTTACGAGGAGATGGACATCGACCCTCAGGCAGAGCTTTACGATAGGGAAAACCGGCCGTTTCTGCTTTGCAGCGGCCAACCCTTGCCGCTGTTATCATGGCTCCTTTGAACCAGAAATCCATCGAGAACAAACAACGCAATTACCCTTGAAGCGACGAACATTTCTACGAGGCGCCGGTGTGGCCCTGGCGCTGCCTCGCCATCCCGTTTGTTGTCTGGTGAACGACCGCCCTTGAGTCCCATATACATAGCTCCCATCGGGATTGTCCGTCGCTGTAGTTCTGATGGTCTAGCGGTTGAGCACTCCGCAGTCGCCGCGGGCCTACGGTGTATTCACGACCACGCGCATGAGCCGATACGGATGGTCGATGTGACGGCGCATGTTGACATCTCGCGGAGCGGGTCGTAAAAAGCCTTTCGCGAGCACTTTGTCCGCACTCCC includes:
- a CDS encoding NIPSNAP family protein, with product MKFQHRYGRKMAAGKYSAPIFLPPFSGQCLAVLTIFLATAVSLAGEPARWSLSYDAGYRDENGAYAGGSEIMHIVSHRGKLYAANGYWMDAHWVIPPDPEEQSAQVLRLDSSGGTWQVDLEMGKSNGYDLRYMKGNILKSVTFTYGADGKRLPEPVNLLVMAAGATFERGGAVSAWVRDDEKGEWNHTIVRHGANAGGIRWVPRDMEVYRDKVTGVERLILLLGNPGVVSGVYAPEAPGKIRWETILEYPFSEVGSVKTRPLGIVQANGSLLFSVDDAIFRRNDGPRPSYTELLRLADDVDTDVGGIRGLTTIKNPNGPGESVLFLWAPGGRSTSQVKRLDPDGKGGYTTHDEASMMDLMRKHLDAEVTYTLGAHNMMYPVRHPKTGELVHLLGFQGNLAGKNHLLWPGSRLYGGALYAIRKADQSYTVHEVNNAYAPGKLALVSPRAFCLSPFGDDQLFVGGHDASNRISDDMAWICKAPLDVALGLRAGLDATEKRRESVPDERLTKGPVYELRIYEANERRLAHLITRFREYTDRIFARHNMKALGYWVPTDGTPRQKRRIVYVLKHPSRYEAYANWIHFTNDREWQKVLDMPEFSGLLAEKPTSIFMTETDYSAKVANAIQQAGGVYELRTYTCNEGKLGALNDRFRDHTTTLFGKHGMKNIGYWTPFDLPESQNTLIYLIHHESREQADANWKSFLSDPAWQSVARESQKDGKFLAKPPDRIFLKPLDFSPLK